One Vitis vinifera cultivar Pinot Noir 40024 chromosome 8, ASM3070453v1 genomic window carries:
- the LOC100240792 gene encoding sulfite exporter TauE/SafE family protein 4, whose translation MATRGLVLYLLSGFSVAVLSVFFFTDPNGNHTYPPSNLSSLNTTLLQNPFPSVSSSSEKVWPELKFSWRIVLATVIGFLGSAFGTVGGVGGGGIFVPMLTLIVGFDTKSAAALSKCMIMGASTSSVWYNLRVNHPTKEAPIIDYDLALLFQPMLMLGITVGVALSVVFPYWLITILIIILFMGTSTRSFFKAVQMWNEETLFKKELEEQRRTMVNSHGELLIDAEYDPLIPNEEKSWIQILCSNLRWKRILVLVTVWVIFLLLQIFKNDSTVCSAWYWVLFLLQFPVAVVVFGYEAVKLHKEYKKRIISGNTEAVCEANIEWTGLNLAFCALCGILGGTVGGLLGSGGGFILGPLLLEIGVIPQVASATATFVMMFSSSLSVVEFYLLKRFPIPYALYLISVSVVAGFWGQLFIRKLVAFLRRASIIIFILSGVIFASALTMGVVGTKESITMIHNHEFMGFLSFCDSQ comes from the exons ATGGCCACAAGGGGATTGGTGCTATATCTGCTGTCAGGTTTCTCTGTGGCTGTTCTCTCAGTGTTCTTCTTCACCGACCCAAATGGCAATCACACATACCCACCATCGAATCTGTCTTCTCTTAACACCACGCTTTTGCAGAACCCATTTCCATCGGTATCATCCAGCAGCGAAAAAGTTTGGCCG GAGTTGAAGTTTAGTTGGAGAATTGTATTGGCAACTGTGATTGGGTTTTTGGGTTCAGCATTTGGAACGGTTGGTGGAGTCGGAGGAGGAGGCATTTTTGTTCCTATGCTTACCTTGATTGTTGGGTTCGATACCAAATCTGCTGCTGCACTTTCTAAAT GTATGATAATGGGGGCATCGACATCGTCAGTCTGGTATAATCTAAGAGTAAATCATCCAACCAAGGAAGCACCCATCATAGACTACGACTTGGCCCTTCTGTTCCAGCCCATGCTCATGCTTGGGATCACTGTTGGAGTAGCTCTCAGTGTTGTCTTCCCTTACTGGCTTATAACCATCCTCATCATCATTCTGTTCATGG GGACTTCAACGAGGTCTTTCTTTAAGGCAGTCCAGATGTGGAATGAAGAGACACTTTTTAAG AAAGAGTTGGAGGAGCAAAGACGAACCATGGTCAACTCTCATGGCGAGC TTCTAATCGATGCAGAGTATGATCCTTTGATTCCCAACGAGGAAAAATCATGGATT CAAATATTATGCTCCAATCTGAGGTGGAAACGAATTCTGGTGCTAGTAACTGTATGGGTTATTTTCCTACTTCTTCAGATCTTCAAG aaTGATTCAACAGTTTGCAGTGCATGGTATTGGGTGCTCTTCTTACTACAG TTTCCTGTAGCAGTTGTAGTGTTTGGTTATGAAGCAGTTAAACTACACAAAGAATACAAGAAGAGGATTATCTCAGGGAACACAGAAGCAGTTTGCGAGGCTAATATTGAATGGACAGGACTGAACCTTGCATTCTGTGCTCTCTGTGGCATCTTGGGGGGCACTGTTGGAGGTCTGTTGGGTTCGGGTGGTGGATTCATACTGGGTCCACTCCTCCTTGAGATTGGTGTCATCCCCCAG GTTGCAAGCGCGACAGCAACTTTTGTGATGATGTTCTCATCATCCTTATCTGTTGTGGAGTTCTACCTCCTCAAGAGGTTTCCCATTCCATATG CTTTGTACCTCATATCAGTGTCTGTTGTGGCTGGCTTTTGGGGACAGTTATTTATAAGAAAACTGGTTGCATTTCTAAGGAGAGCTTCAATTATCATATTCATCCTATCCGGTGTGATATTTGCCAGTGCTCTCACAATGG GAGTTGTTGGGACCAAAGAGAGCATCACTATGATACACAATCATGAATTCATGGGGTTCTTATCATTCTGTGACAGCCAATGA
- the LOC100263055 gene encoding late embryogenesis abundant protein ECP63 isoform X1: MASGQEKEERAEPALRLAGSEKREAEREREEGAKLVSDRQKQEQQQRPGVIGSVLRAVQETYEHAKEAATGKSQEAVEKTRETAEVASEKAREAAQKTGQTKDAAAEKTRGVSDAASQKAQEAKEKMRESKDYTADKSKEAKDSAAEKARETKDTGAEKTVEHKNSAAEKAKETKDAVAGQAGEYKDYAAEKARGVKDTTLGKTGEYKDYAAEKAKETKDATVQKAAEYKDYTAGKAEEGKDTSVGKITELKDSAADAARRAMEYLTGKKEETKHKTSETAEAAKERLTETEEAARRKMEELKLKGKEEHKEAEGRETQQSKDAPGVKGVLINVRETPTGYVATALKAADQMTAQTFNDVGPLDEEEIARVDHQEKT, from the exons ATGGCTTCGggacaagaaaaagaagaacgGGCCGAGCCAGCCTTGAGGTTGGCCGGCTCGGAGAAGAGGGAGGCCGAAAGGGAGAGAGAAGAAGGAGCAAAATTGGTTTCTGATCGACAGAAACAGGAGCAGCAGCAGCGCCCTGGTGTGATTGGGTCCGTTCTCAGGGCGGTTCAGGAGACCTATGAGCATGCTAAAGAAGCAGCCACCGGAAAGTCTCAGGAGGCCGTTGAGAAGACGAGGGAAACTGCTGAGGTTGCTTCGGAGAAGGCGAGAGAGGCTGCACAAAAGACAGGTCAAACTAAAGATGCAGCCGCCGAAAAAACTCGTGGAGTGTCGGACGCTGCCTCCCAGAAGGCCCAGGAGGCGAAAGAGAAGATGCGCGAATCCAAGGATTATACGGCTGACAAATCCAAGGAAGCCAAGGACTCCGCTGCCGAGAAAGCCAGGGAGACCAAGGATACGGGAGCCGAAAAAACAGTTGAGCACAAGAATTCTGCAGCAGAGAAGGCGAAGGAGACTAAGGATGCGGTGGCTGGACAGGCAGGGGAGTACAAGGACTACGCTGCGGAGAAAGCGAGAGGGGTCAAGGACACCACATTGGGGAAGACAGGGGAGTACAAAGATTATGCAGCAGAAAAAGCCAAGGAAACCAAGGACGCCACAGTGCAGAAAGCAGCCGAGTACAAGGACTATACTGCAGGGAAAGCTGAGGAAGGCAAGGATACTTCTGTTGGTAAGATTACTGAGCTCAAGGATTCTGCAGCTGACGCCGCTAGAAGGGCCATGGAATATTTGACTGGTAAGAAAGAGGAAACCAAGCACAAAACTTCCGAGACTGCAGAGGCTGCTAAG GAGAGGTTGACTGAAACTGAGGAAGCAGCGAGACGGAAAATGGAAGAGTTAAAACTTAAAGGGAAGGAGGAGCACAAGGAAGCCGAAGGGCGCGAAACCCAGCAATCTAAGGACGCTCCAGGTGTCAA GGGGGTGCTGATCAACGTGCGGGAGACTCCCACCGGATATGTAGCCACCGCTCTGAAAGCCGCAGATCAGATGACCGCTCAAACTTTCAACGACGTGGGCCCCCTGGACGAGGAGGAGATTGCACGTGTAGATCATCAAGAAAAGACCTAG
- the LOC100263055 gene encoding late embryogenesis abundant protein At3g53040 isoform X2, which produces MASGQEKEERAEPALRLAGSEKREAEREREEGAKLVSDRQKQEQQQRPGVIGSVLRAVQETYEHAKEAATGKSQEAVEKTRETAEVASEKAREAAQKTGQTKDAAAEKTRGVSDAASQKAQEAKEKMRESKDYTADKSKEAKDSAAEKARETKDTGAEKTVEHKNSAAEKAKETKDAVAGQAGEYKDYAAEKARGVKDTTLGKTGEYKDYAAEKAKETKDATVQKAAEYKDYTAGKAEEGKDTSVGKITELKDSAADAARRAMEYLTGKKEETKHKTSETAEAAKERLTETEEAARRKMEELKLKGKEEHKEAEGRETQQSKDAPGGC; this is translated from the exons ATGGCTTCGggacaagaaaaagaagaacgGGCCGAGCCAGCCTTGAGGTTGGCCGGCTCGGAGAAGAGGGAGGCCGAAAGGGAGAGAGAAGAAGGAGCAAAATTGGTTTCTGATCGACAGAAACAGGAGCAGCAGCAGCGCCCTGGTGTGATTGGGTCCGTTCTCAGGGCGGTTCAGGAGACCTATGAGCATGCTAAAGAAGCAGCCACCGGAAAGTCTCAGGAGGCCGTTGAGAAGACGAGGGAAACTGCTGAGGTTGCTTCGGAGAAGGCGAGAGAGGCTGCACAAAAGACAGGTCAAACTAAAGATGCAGCCGCCGAAAAAACTCGTGGAGTGTCGGACGCTGCCTCCCAGAAGGCCCAGGAGGCGAAAGAGAAGATGCGCGAATCCAAGGATTATACGGCTGACAAATCCAAGGAAGCCAAGGACTCCGCTGCCGAGAAAGCCAGGGAGACCAAGGATACGGGAGCCGAAAAAACAGTTGAGCACAAGAATTCTGCAGCAGAGAAGGCGAAGGAGACTAAGGATGCGGTGGCTGGACAGGCAGGGGAGTACAAGGACTACGCTGCGGAGAAAGCGAGAGGGGTCAAGGACACCACATTGGGGAAGACAGGGGAGTACAAAGATTATGCAGCAGAAAAAGCCAAGGAAACCAAGGACGCCACAGTGCAGAAAGCAGCCGAGTACAAGGACTATACTGCAGGGAAAGCTGAGGAAGGCAAGGATACTTCTGTTGGTAAGATTACTGAGCTCAAGGATTCTGCAGCTGACGCCGCTAGAAGGGCCATGGAATATTTGACTGGTAAGAAAGAGGAAACCAAGCACAAAACTTCCGAGACTGCAGAGGCTGCTAAG GAGAGGTTGACTGAAACTGAGGAAGCAGCGAGACGGAAAATGGAAGAGTTAAAACTTAAAGGGAAGGAGGAGCACAAGGAAGCCGAAGGGCGCGAAACCCAGCAATCTAAGGACGCTCCAG GGGGGTGCTGA